The proteins below come from a single Leptolyngbya iicbica LK genomic window:
- a CDS encoding cation diffusion facilitator family transporter, translating into MAESASKVSIYAALAANLAIAIAKFVGASISGSSAMLSEGIHSVVDSVNEVLLLYGLKQSEKGPDELHPLGHGQELYFWSLVVAVLIFSLGGGFSIYEGVKSFQDPEPSANALVSYVVLGTAAIFEGAALTVSIREFNQQDPHRQDNLWAAMKRSKDPSSFIVIFEDAAALLGLGVAFAGVYLSQLTQNELYDGIASIIIGIILTLVAMVLVSETKGLLIGESALPETQDSIKAIIQADPAVTSLGQLITLHMGPKDVMLALNIEFADDLSADDIEAAVRRIEQDIRDNHEEVKRIFIEAASATQATGASGESSTMATPSMADTPD; encoded by the coding sequence ATGGCCGAGTCAGCCTCCAAAGTTTCCATTTATGCCGCGCTCGCGGCCAATCTCGCGATCGCGATCGCCAAATTTGTCGGCGCCAGCATTAGCGGCAGTTCTGCCATGTTGTCTGAGGGCATTCACTCGGTCGTTGACTCGGTGAATGAAGTGTTGCTGTTGTACGGCCTGAAACAAAGCGAAAAAGGCCCCGACGAGCTGCATCCCCTGGGCCACGGCCAGGAGCTCTACTTTTGGTCGCTGGTGGTTGCCGTGTTGATTTTTTCGCTGGGGGGCGGCTTCTCCATCTACGAGGGGGTGAAGAGTTTTCAAGATCCCGAACCGTCTGCCAATGCCCTAGTGAGTTACGTCGTCCTCGGCACAGCGGCTATTTTTGAAGGAGCCGCCCTGACTGTCTCCATTCGTGAGTTCAACCAGCAAGATCCGCACCGCCAGGATAATCTCTGGGCGGCGATGAAGCGCAGCAAAGACCCCAGCAGTTTCATTGTGATTTTTGAAGACGCGGCGGCGCTCCTGGGTTTAGGCGTGGCCTTTGCGGGGGTGTACCTGAGCCAGTTGACCCAAAACGAACTGTATGACGGCATTGCTTCCATCATCATCGGCATTATTTTGACTCTGGTGGCCATGGTGCTGGTTTCGGAGACCAAAGGCTTGTTGATTGGCGAAAGTGCCCTGCCAGAGACTCAGGACAGCATCAAAGCCATTATCCAAGCCGACCCAGCCGTGACGAGTTTAGGGCAGCTCATTACCCTGCATATGGGACCCAAAGATGTGATGCTGGCGCTGAATATTGAATTTGCCGATGACCTCTCGGCAGACGATATTGAGGCGGCTGTGCGGCGCATTGAGCAAGACATTCGTGATAATCACGAAGAAGTCAAGCGAATTTTTATCGAAGCGGCCTCAGCCACCCAAGCCACCGGGGCGAGTGGCGAATCGTCAACTATGGCCACACCTTCCATGGCGGATACGCCGGACTAG
- the bioU gene encoding (S)-8-amino-7-oxononanoate synthase BioU, whose protein sequence is MNSQTIASQSPIAVGVLGFGGLGQAATRVLMPKTEMQLVAAADKQGYVYDARGLEPQTCIEAYRDRGSVGYVESGGVLSQQSIADLIQAAPNVQGYFLALPNLPNTFMASVVQQFIASGWRGVLVDALKRTSAMEQIYALRDELQAAGITYMTGCGATPGLLTAAATVAAQSYTEIHSVKITFGVGIANWEAYRATIREDIAHMPEYDVDSARAMSDEEVAALLDRTDGILQLENMEHADDLMLELAGICDRDQVTVGGIVDTRNSKKPLSTNVQVTGRTFEGKISTHTFTLGDETSMAANVCGPAFGYLKAGITLHQRGQHGLYTAAEVMPQFVR, encoded by the coding sequence ATGAATTCTCAAACAATCGCGTCACAATCTCCGATCGCAGTGGGCGTGCTCGGGTTTGGTGGGCTGGGTCAAGCCGCGACGCGAGTGCTCATGCCCAAGACGGAAATGCAATTGGTCGCAGCGGCGGATAAGCAAGGCTATGTATACGATGCCCGGGGTTTAGAGCCGCAAACCTGCATTGAGGCGTATCGCGATCGCGGCTCGGTGGGCTATGTCGAGTCGGGTGGCGTGCTGAGTCAGCAAAGCATTGCAGATCTGATCCAAGCAGCCCCGAATGTACAAGGTTATTTTCTGGCGTTGCCGAACCTGCCCAACACCTTCATGGCTTCGGTGGTGCAACAATTTATCGCGTCGGGTTGGCGGGGAGTGTTGGTGGATGCGTTGAAGCGCACCAGCGCGATGGAGCAAATTTACGCCTTACGAGACGAGCTGCAAGCGGCTGGCATCACCTATATGACGGGGTGTGGGGCGACTCCTGGTTTGTTGACCGCCGCGGCGACAGTCGCGGCCCAAAGCTACACCGAGATTCACAGCGTCAAGATTACCTTTGGCGTCGGTATTGCTAACTGGGAAGCCTATCGAGCTACCATTCGCGAAGACATTGCCCACATGCCGGAGTACGATGTTGACTCGGCTCGGGCCATGAGCGATGAAGAAGTTGCGGCCCTGCTCGATCGCACTGACGGCATTCTCCAGTTGGAAAATATGGAACATGCCGATGACTTGATGCTGGAACTGGCGGGGATCTGCGATCGCGATCAGGTTACCGTGGGCGGCATCGTGGATACGCGGAATTCCAAAAAGCCTCTCAGCACCAACGTCCAGGTCACGGGACGCACCTTTGAGGGCAAGATTTCGACCCACACCTTTACCTTGGGAGACGAAACCAGCATGGCGGCGAACGTCTGTGGACCCGCGTTTGGCTATCTTAAGGCGGGGATTACCTTGCACCAGCGCGGGCAGCATGGACTCTACACGGCAGCAGAAGTGATGCCCCAATTTGTCCGCTAA
- a CDS encoding DUF2997 domain-containing protein yields the protein METLEFIIYPDGRVKEMVTGIVGRSCEDVTRKIEEQLGNVVSREQTSDFYAQSAHQTSTVDTQNRATYSDWG from the coding sequence ATGGAAACCTTGGAATTCATCATCTATCCCGACGGTCGCGTCAAGGAGATGGTGACAGGTATCGTCGGTCGCTCTTGTGAGGACGTGACTCGCAAGATTGAGGAGCAGTTGGGTAATGTCGTTAGCCGTGAGCAAACGTCTGACTTTTATGCCCAATCAGCCCATCAAACGTCTACAGTCGATACCCAAAACCGAGCAACTTATAGCGACTGGGGCTAG
- a CDS encoding DUF1257 domain-containing protein translates to MSHFSQIRTKIRNLSSLQSALTDLGIDWKSGPSPVRGYQGAAETAEVVIEQPNGFDIGFRLNPETKDYELVADLQYWQQPLSVDGFVNQITQRYAFHTVLEATKHEGFQVAEQKTTDDGAIRLVVQRWA, encoded by the coding sequence ATGTCACACTTTAGCCAGATTCGGACTAAAATCCGCAACCTCTCTTCCTTGCAATCGGCTTTGACCGACCTGGGCATTGACTGGAAGTCAGGCCCCTCTCCTGTTCGGGGATATCAAGGCGCTGCTGAAACCGCTGAGGTTGTGATTGAGCAACCTAATGGGTTTGACATTGGTTTCCGCTTAAATCCTGAAACCAAAGATTACGAATTGGTTGCTGATCTGCAGTATTGGCAGCAGCCCCTTTCAGTTGATGGCTTTGTCAACCAAATTACTCAACGCTACGCCTTCCACACAGTGCTCGAAGCAACCAAGCATGAAGGCTTTCAAGTAGCCGAGCAAAAGACCACCGACGACGGTGCCATTCGTCTAGTGGTTCAACGCTGGGCTTAG
- a CDS encoding ferredoxin, with protein sequence MPPSFDDAFTETGEDFVASPSGLEPELGGDLRGAADRTGFEPELGGALRQKGVYVDELTCIGCCHCAHVARDTFYIEPDYGRARAIRQDGDPEEVIQEAIDTCPVDCIHWVDYTELKQLEKERQHQVIPIAGFPVDKAMARTEQRKRQKRSDRANAQRHRSDHS encoded by the coding sequence ATGCCCCCATCTTTTGACGACGCCTTTACAGAAACAGGCGAAGATTTTGTAGCCTCTCCAAGCGGTTTAGAACCAGAGTTAGGCGGCGACCTCAGAGGCGCTGCTGATCGTACTGGGTTTGAACCGGAGCTTGGGGGGGCTTTACGCCAAAAAGGCGTCTACGTAGACGAATTGACGTGCATTGGCTGTTGTCACTGTGCCCACGTCGCGCGCGATACCTTTTATATCGAGCCAGATTATGGTCGGGCGCGGGCCATTCGCCAAGATGGTGATCCTGAAGAGGTCATTCAGGAAGCGATCGACACTTGCCCAGTAGATTGTATTCACTGGGTTGACTACACCGAACTCAAGCAACTAGAAAAAGAACGGCAGCATCAAGTTATTCCGATCGCTGGCTTTCCTGTCGACAAGGCGATGGCCCGTACCGAACAGCGTAAGCGCCAGAAGAGAAGCGATCGCGCTAACGCTCAAAGGCATCGTTCTGACCACTCCTAG